The Streptococcus pantholopis genome has a segment encoding these proteins:
- the fsa gene encoding fructose-6-phosphate aldolase, giving the protein MKFFLDTANVEAIKQIKALGVADGVTTNPTIISREGRDFETVIKEICSIISGPVSAEVTALTAPDMVSEARDIAKWAENIVIKIPMTEEGLKAVNILSKEGIKTNVTLIFTVSQGLMAMKAGATFISPFIGRLEDIGTDAYQLIADLRQIIDFYGFSTEIIAASIRNSTHVERVAKLGAHIATIPDGLFAKLAQHPLTAAGIETFLKDWETFKNN; this is encoded by the coding sequence ATGAAATTTTTTTTGGATACAGCAAATGTAGAAGCGATTAAACAAATTAAAGCGTTAGGTGTAGCAGATGGTGTTACGACTAACCCGACAATCATTTCGCGTGAGGGACGGGATTTTGAAACAGTTATCAAAGAAATCTGTTCCATTATATCCGGTCCAGTCAGTGCTGAGGTTACCGCTTTGACTGCACCTGACATGGTATCGGAAGCCCGGGATATAGCCAAGTGGGCTGAAAATATTGTCATCAAAATTCCAATGACTGAAGAAGGTTTAAAGGCAGTCAATATTCTTTCAAAAGAGGGTATTAAAACCAATGTTACTTTGATTTTTACGGTTTCACAAGGCTTGATGGCTATGAAAGCCGGAGCTACTTTTATCAGTCCTTTTATTGGTCGGCTTGAAGATATTGGAACAGATGCTTATCAGTTGATTGCAGATCTCAGACAGATTATCGACTTTTACGGCTTTTCAACAGAGATTATTGCTGCCAGCATCAGAAACAGCACTCATGTTGAAAGAGTAGCTAAACTAGGTGCTCATATTGCTACAATACCAGATGGGCTCTTTGCAAAATTAGCCCAGCATCCTTTAACAGCAGCAGGGATTGAGACATTCCTTAAAGATTGGGAGACCTTCAAAAATAATTAA
- the tkt gene encoding transketolase: MTFDSIDNLAVNTIRTLAIDAIQAANSGHPGLPMGAAPMAYVLWNKFLQVNPKTGRSWSNRDRFVLSAGHGSALLYSLLHLAGYDLSVDDLKAFRQWGSKTPGHPEVTHTDGVEATTGPLGQGIANAVGMAMAEAHLAAKFNKPGFAIVDHYTYALSGDGCLMEGVSQEAASLAGHLKLGKLILLYDSNDISLDGPTSKAFTEDVKGRFEAYGWQHLLVEDGNDLEAIAEAIEAAKAETDKPSIIEVKTIIGFGAEKQGTSAVHGAPLGSEGVAYAKKAYGWDYPAFTVPQEVAKRFEAGIKFRGQAAENAWNTLFHEYQNQYPDLADQYQASFAKTPQTVELQAHELGSSLASRVSSQQAIQQISEQIPAFWGGSADLSASNNTMVKAESDFQADNYAGRNIWFGVREFAMGAAMNGIALHGGSRIYGGTFFVFSNYLLPAVRMAALQQLPTVYVMTHDSIAVGEDGPTHEPVEQLASVRSMPNLNVIRPADGNETNAAWQQALAETDRPTMLVLTRQNLPVLKGTKELAKEGVSKGAYILSEAKGDLDGIIIATGSEVKLALDTQDVLADKGIYVRVVSMPAQNIFDEQSEAYQEAVLPKAVTKRLAIEAGSSFGWGKYVGLQGKTLTIDTWGASAPGGRIFEEYGFTADNAAQLYQSL; the protein is encoded by the coding sequence ATGACTTTTGATTCTATTGATAATTTAGCGGTTAATACTATTCGTACGCTCGCTATTGATGCTATTCAAGCTGCCAATTCCGGACATCCGGGGCTGCCTATGGGAGCGGCTCCGATGGCCTATGTACTATGGAATAAATTTTTACAAGTCAATCCCAAGACAGGACGCTCATGGTCTAACCGCGACCGTTTTGTTCTGTCAGCTGGCCACGGGTCTGCTTTATTGTACAGCCTGCTTCATTTAGCCGGCTATGATTTGAGCGTGGATGATTTGAAGGCTTTTCGGCAGTGGGGCTCTAAAACACCCGGGCATCCGGAAGTAACTCACACCGATGGTGTGGAAGCGACGACTGGTCCTTTAGGTCAGGGGATTGCCAATGCTGTTGGTATGGCAATGGCTGAAGCCCACTTGGCAGCTAAATTCAATAAACCGGGTTTTGCTATTGTTGACCACTATACTTATGCTCTCAGCGGTGATGGCTGTCTGATGGAAGGGGTCAGTCAGGAAGCAGCCAGTTTAGCCGGCCATCTGAAGCTTGGGAAACTCATTCTTCTGTATGATTCAAATGATATCTCACTGGATGGTCCGACTTCGAAGGCCTTTACCGAAGATGTTAAAGGCAGATTTGAGGCTTATGGCTGGCAGCATCTTCTTGTTGAAGACGGCAATGACCTAGAAGCCATTGCAGAAGCAATTGAGGCCGCGAAAGCTGAGACAGATAAACCTTCCATCATAGAAGTTAAGACGATTATCGGTTTTGGTGCCGAAAAACAAGGAACTTCGGCCGTTCATGGAGCGCCTCTCGGTTCAGAGGGTGTTGCTTATGCCAAGAAAGCTTATGGCTGGGATTATCCGGCATTTACTGTACCGCAGGAAGTGGCCAAACGTTTTGAGGCTGGTATTAAATTCCGCGGACAGGCGGCTGAAAATGCTTGGAATACGCTGTTCCATGAATATCAAAATCAGTATCCGGATTTAGCTGATCAGTATCAAGCTTCCTTCGCTAAAACGCCTCAGACTGTTGAACTTCAGGCGCATGAATTGGGCAGCAGCCTTGCCAGCCGGGTATCCAGCCAGCAGGCTATTCAGCAGATTTCAGAGCAGATTCCGGCATTTTGGGGCGGGTCCGCTGATCTTTCAGCTTCGAACAATACTATGGTTAAAGCAGAGTCTGATTTTCAGGCTGATAATTATGCCGGTCGCAATATTTGGTTTGGAGTCCGCGAATTCGCTATGGGAGCAGCAATGAACGGTATTGCTCTGCACGGCGGTAGCCGTATTTACGGCGGTACATTCTTTGTCTTCTCTAACTACCTGCTTCCGGCTGTCCGAATGGCTGCTCTGCAGCAGCTGCCAACCGTTTATGTGATGACACACGATTCGATTGCTGTGGGCGAAGATGGTCCTACCCATGAGCCTGTTGAACAGCTGGCCAGCGTTCGGTCGATGCCTAACTTAAATGTTATCCGTCCTGCTGACGGCAATGAGACCAATGCTGCTTGGCAGCAGGCACTTGCTGAAACAGATCGTCCGACCATGCTGGTTTTGACCCGTCAAAATCTTCCTGTCCTAAAAGGCACAAAAGAGCTGGCTAAAGAGGGGGTCAGCAAAGGTGCCTACATTCTTTCGGAAGCTAAGGGGGACCTTGATGGCATCATTATTGCAACAGGATCTGAGGTCAAGCTCGCATTGGATACACAGGACGTTCTGGCAGATAAAGGGATTTATGTCCGTGTTGTGTCCATGCCGGCACAAAATATCTTTGACGAACAGTCTGAAGCCTATCAAGAAGCTGTTCTGCCTAAGGCTGTTACCAAGCGTTTAGCTATTGAAGCTGGGTCAAGCTTTGGTTGGGGCAAATATGTCGGTCTCCAAGGCAAAACTTTGACAATTGACACCTGGGGGGCCTCAGCACCAGGCGGCCGTATCTTTGAAGAATACGGTTTCACAGCAGATAATGCTGCTCAACTCTATCAATCGCTCTGA
- a CDS encoding BglG family transcription antiterminator: MIKEKNIERIISYLANKNGFVTAKKLSDKLRLSQKTVYRLIKEINQNYREESLILSEKGKGFKLNGDVYLKSQHRRHLLDEELPPKERQKQILERLLLSSPQSQLIYDLCRDYFVSEYVIQKDKTEIQKMLKDYHLSIISKNRALYIDGEEAHLRRAIADLVTTFKTIDIDHLSYLKDDYAINYQVALFVSKQLKTIENNLDVTIPYPYNVNVFSHLYILLDRIQKAEPESYSEKELFAHCSNQAVLAESRRVIADIETYSNRKISRKEILYLYQYLISSRFQTQSDSKPAFSKRVIEVTHYYFKLMGMTEQEEIKEDSLLFIDLANHIAPMLRRLDNKIRIKNKMLGQIQTSYAAVFNQLVKVSDKVSQKYGFPKINPDEVGFMTLYFVRFKEIQYKPIPTLIVCTSGIGTSELLRSKIERTFSDLKVEDVISYDDLYQLKESYPEAELLITSIAIEEDFGIDSVLVSAIMTEDDKRRINQQIERMKYGR; this comes from the coding sequence ATGATAAAAGAAAAAAATATTGAAAGAATAATTAGTTATTTAGCTAATAAAAATGGCTTTGTGACTGCAAAGAAACTCTCTGATAAACTGAGGCTTTCTCAAAAGACGGTCTATCGTTTAATTAAGGAAATTAATCAGAATTATAGAGAAGAGAGCCTGATTTTGTCAGAAAAAGGGAAAGGTTTCAAGTTAAATGGTGATGTCTATTTAAAGTCTCAGCACCGCAGACACTTGCTTGATGAGGAATTGCCTCCTAAAGAGCGGCAAAAACAGATTTTAGAACGCTTGTTGCTAAGTTCTCCTCAATCTCAGCTGATTTACGATTTATGCCGGGATTATTTTGTTAGTGAATATGTCATCCAAAAAGATAAAACTGAAATTCAAAAAATGCTTAAGGATTACCACTTAAGTATTATCAGCAAGAATCGGGCTCTTTATATAGACGGAGAAGAAGCTCATTTACGAAGAGCTATTGCAGATTTAGTGACAACTTTTAAAACAATTGATATTGATCATCTCAGCTATCTGAAAGATGACTATGCTATCAATTATCAGGTGGCGCTTTTTGTTTCAAAACAGTTAAAAACCATTGAAAACAATTTAGACGTTACTATTCCATACCCTTATAATGTCAATGTTTTTTCACATTTGTATATTTTGCTTGACCGTATCCAAAAAGCTGAACCTGAATCGTATTCTGAAAAAGAGCTGTTTGCACATTGTTCCAACCAAGCAGTATTAGCAGAGAGCAGGCGGGTGATTGCAGATATTGAAACATATAGCAACAGAAAGATTAGTCGAAAAGAGATTCTTTATCTTTACCAATACTTAATTTCCTCCCGTTTTCAAACACAGAGTGACAGCAAACCTGCCTTTTCCAAACGAGTGATTGAAGTGACTCACTATTATTTTAAACTTATGGGAATGACAGAGCAGGAAGAAATAAAAGAAGATTCGCTTTTATTTATTGATTTGGCCAATCACATTGCTCCTATGCTGAGAAGGCTGGACAATAAAATCCGAATCAAAAATAAAATGCTGGGACAGATTCAAACCAGCTACGCAGCGGTTTTTAATCAGCTTGTCAAAGTTTCTGATAAGGTTAGCCAAAAATATGGTTTTCCCAAGATTAATCCAGATGAGGTGGGTTTTATGACGCTTTATTTTGTCAGATTTAAGGAAATTCAGTATAAGCCTATTCCTACTTTAATCGTCTGTACCTCAGGCATTGGGACTTCAGAATTATTACGGTCAAAGATTGAACGCACTTTTTCGGATTTAAAGGTTGAAGATGTTATTTCATATGATGACCTCTACCAACTTAAAGAGAGCTATCCAGAAGCTGAACTGTTGATAACAAGCATAGCAATAGAAGAAGATTTTGGAATTGATAGTGTTTTAGTCAGTGCTATTATGACCGAAGATGATAAGCGCCGTATTAATCAGCAGATTGAAAGGATGAAATATGGGAGATAA
- a CDS encoding PTS sugar transporter subunit IIA → MGDKFYEIYLNQNLLSRDDVYQFLAEKINKRTGLTKVNILSKFRLRESKGNIQIAEKVVFPHFIADKADNSFMILRLQKPIEEWSETISDISLIVAMTAKGDLTLAEKQTFAHFIRRLASKDFLEDLLTLNESNLRTILNEEE, encoded by the coding sequence ATGGGAGATAAGTTCTATGAGATTTATCTTAATCAGAATCTGCTTTCCAGAGATGATGTTTACCAATTTTTAGCTGAAAAGATTAATAAAAGAACAGGTCTGACTAAAGTAAATATTCTATCTAAGTTCCGCTTAAGGGAAAGCAAAGGAAATATCCAAATTGCAGAAAAAGTTGTTTTTCCTCATTTTATTGCTGACAAAGCTGACAATAGTTTTATGATTTTAAGGTTACAAAAGCCGATTGAAGAATGGTCTGAAACGATTTCAGATATCTCATTAATTGTTGCGATGACAGCAAAAGGCGATTTAACTTTAGCAGAAAAACAAACTTTTGCCCATTTTATTCGTCGTTTGGCATCGAAAGATTTTTTAGAAGATTTATTGACATTAAACGAAAGTAACTTAAGGACAATTCTAAATGAAGAAGAGTAA
- a CDS encoding PTS sugar transporter subunit IIA yields the protein MLSELLTQDDIQISREKLTWEEAIRLSAQPLLTKGKITDSYIEAMINKVKEFGPFIHIGDEIALPHARPEEGVRELGLALLLLKRPVYLLDDPSREIRLFICLAANDNTAHLQALSNLTKILSDKKKLATIMTADTAKDIENIVREN from the coding sequence ATGTTATCAGAATTATTGACCCAAGATGATATACAAATCAGTCGGGAAAAACTGACATGGGAGGAGGCGATTCGTTTATCAGCTCAGCCGTTGCTGACAAAAGGAAAAATTACCGATTCTTACATTGAAGCGATGATAAATAAAGTTAAGGAATTTGGTCCATTTATCCATATAGGTGATGAAATCGCTTTGCCTCATGCTAGACCAGAAGAGGGGGTGAGAGAATTAGGTTTAGCCTTACTTTTATTGAAAAGGCCGGTGTATTTACTTGATGATCCCAGTAGGGAAATCCGTTTATTTATCTGTTTAGCAGCAAATGATAACACAGCGCATCTGCAAGCTTTATCAAACCTAACAAAAATTCTGTCTGATAAGAAAAAACTGGCAACTATTATGACGGCTGATACTGCTAAAGATATTGAAAATATAGTAAGGGAAAATTGA
- a CDS encoding PTS sugar transporter subunit IIB: MKLVAVCQSGLGTSFMVEMNIQNALEELGVDLSDFSVDHTDSGSVSDGMADYFFAEKTLVPALMGLSEGKLIPLDSIIDADEIKRKVTEILDKNRISHN, encoded by the coding sequence ATGAAATTGGTTGCAGTGTGCCAAAGCGGTTTAGGGACCAGCTTTATGGTTGAGATGAATATTCAAAATGCACTTGAGGAACTTGGAGTTGATTTATCAGACTTTTCTGTGGATCATACAGATTCTGGCTCAGTCAGTGATGGAATGGCAGACTACTTTTTCGCAGAAAAAACACTGGTTCCTGCTTTAATGGGACTGTCAGAAGGTAAGCTTATTCCCTTAGATTCTATTATTGATGCTGATGAAATCAAAAGAAAAGTGACTGAAATACTAGATAAAAACAGAATTTCTCACAATTAG
- a CDS encoding PTS ascorbate transporter subunit IIC: protein MVESILNLFVSVVSQPAILVSLIALIGLISQKKTISEIIAGTIKTLVGFLVLTGGAGIISNSLAPFAEMFQTALGTQGVVPSNEAVVALALEEYGTLTALIMLVGMLVNILLARFTRFKYIFLTGQAMLYISCITAVVLLSSGFKMNLVTVLLGGLFEGTLLTVTPALCQPFMREITGNDKVAMGHTGNIGYAFSGWIGKTFGDKSKSTEDVAIPKTFGFLRDSTISIMLLMSVVYVVLALACGPAYIENQLSDGTNAVVFALIQAGTFTAGFVVVLQGVRMVLAEIVPAFQGIAQKWVPNSKPALDVPIIFSYAPNAVLIGFFVSFFVGTLSMFVMIALGTTVIIPGVVGHFFCGAAAGIYGNASGGRRGAVLGSAFNGLLLSWLPLAVLPLLGNLQMAASTFADTDYLIPGWFLGQLGNAGALALILGILAFVLLVIIASWVITKANQKKLD from the coding sequence ATGGTAGAAAGTATTTTAAATTTATTTGTTTCTGTGGTTAGCCAGCCAGCAATACTAGTTTCTTTAATTGCACTAATCGGTTTAATTTCACAAAAAAAGACAATCTCAGAAATTATAGCAGGAACTATTAAAACTTTAGTGGGATTTCTGGTTTTAACAGGAGGGGCAGGAATTATCAGCAATTCTTTAGCTCCTTTTGCTGAAATGTTTCAAACTGCTTTAGGGACACAAGGAGTTGTCCCTAGCAATGAAGCAGTTGTCGCACTTGCTTTAGAAGAATACGGGACCTTGACCGCTTTGATTATGCTGGTTGGCATGCTTGTCAATATCCTTTTAGCACGTTTCACCCGTTTTAAGTATATCTTTTTAACTGGGCAGGCTATGCTTTACATATCTTGCATTACAGCTGTTGTTTTGCTTAGTTCTGGCTTTAAAATGAACCTGGTAACAGTTCTTCTAGGAGGCTTGTTTGAAGGAACGCTTCTGACTGTAACACCCGCTTTATGCCAGCCGTTTATGAGGGAAATTACTGGCAATGATAAAGTTGCTATGGGGCATACAGGAAATATTGGTTACGCTTTTTCGGGCTGGATTGGAAAAACATTTGGGGATAAATCAAAATCAACAGAGGATGTGGCAATCCCCAAAACTTTCGGTTTTTTACGTGATTCAACAATTTCAATCATGCTGCTAATGAGTGTTGTTTATGTCGTTCTGGCTCTGGCTTGCGGTCCTGCTTATATCGAAAATCAGCTCAGTGACGGAACAAATGCGGTTGTATTTGCTCTGATTCAAGCTGGGACATTCACTGCCGGTTTTGTGGTTGTCTTACAAGGTGTACGAATGGTGTTAGCTGAAATTGTCCCTGCTTTTCAGGGGATTGCACAAAAATGGGTTCCAAATTCTAAACCAGCACTTGATGTTCCTATTATTTTTTCATATGCCCCTAATGCTGTCTTGATTGGTTTCTTTGTTAGTTTTTTTGTAGGAACTTTGTCCATGTTTGTCATGATTGCTCTTGGTACAACGGTTATTATTCCAGGAGTTGTCGGCCATTTCTTTTGCGGTGCAGCAGCAGGGATTTACGGAAATGCCTCAGGAGGCCGCAGAGGAGCTGTTTTAGGTTCAGCATTTAATGGTTTATTGCTGAGCTGGCTTCCTTTGGCAGTCCTCCCGCTGTTAGGCAATCTGCAGATGGCCGCATCAACTTTTGCAGATACTGACTACTTGATTCCGGGCTGGTTCTTAGGACAATTAGGAAATGCAGGAGCACTAGCTCTTATTCTGGGTATTTTAGCCTTTGTTCTGCTAGTGATTATTGCCAGCTGGGTAATAACAAAAGCGAATCAAAAGAAGTTAGATTAG
- a CDS encoding DUF3114 domain-containing protein, with the protein MEAVRESVQRLPEAYQEEVGSEDLRQSELEAQIAQCDAVIKTGQELLADMQAHPVGQRSQERISAMKDSLSLVQGARQELQDKLDKLLAFNARSPQIFEGLSALEKALETGRSQAKGAWQADSQTFVIPSDLSWARTIDDLQFAKVYQVSRPDGMSEQDYQVYLSTLHDQVKGFEADGWTKKAIREGYLSAVAVGYDSRQDIPLLQQLAAFYEEARTFGSGIFQKMWGIDLKKAGEKSDRAQALLQIAMSYSGMPEGDLDGSAEQTQGILAHLSKDLAPDARFWDSFSKAVQVAYPGDALSSAGGNETLKRQVHQFRYVISAQQAQWVRDNYRKGEMTDEEALAAYLADKDAKNNIFEKLGLNDFDYDLTESSRLHNKTAVNPDTDEVEYPGGIYSSNFKLVMKFHTEFIIGSDGQFLNEIDPEKDYQFNERGVVNGASFNYADSNDELHNQLDVKTVSLWDPEYRVNTIHIGEDNESYQYESPTRPQYRDNTSGQFSYGNISSFDNVQKEIENFKELIREYGD; encoded by the coding sequence TTGGAGGCGGTCAGAGAGAGTGTTCAGCGGCTGCCTGAAGCCTATCAGGAAGAGGTGGGGTCAGAAGATTTGAGGCAGTCAGAACTGGAAGCCCAGATAGCCCAGTGTGATGCCGTCATAAAAACAGGTCAGGAGCTGCTGGCCGATATGCAGGCTCATCCTGTGGGGCAGAGGAGTCAGGAGCGGATTTCTGCTATGAAAGACAGTCTGTCCCTTGTTCAAGGCGCCAGACAGGAGCTGCAGGACAAGCTGGATAAGCTGTTGGCTTTTAATGCGCGGTCGCCGCAGATTTTTGAGGGGTTGTCAGCGCTGGAGAAGGCCTTAGAAACAGGGCGCTCACAGGCAAAGGGGGCTTGGCAGGCAGACAGTCAGACCTTTGTGATTCCCAGCGACCTCAGCTGGGCCAGAACTATAGATGACCTTCAGTTTGCCAAAGTTTATCAGGTGAGCCGTCCGGACGGGATGTCCGAGCAGGACTATCAGGTTTACCTGAGCACTCTGCATGATCAGGTAAAGGGTTTTGAGGCAGACGGCTGGACGAAAAAGGCCATACGGGAAGGCTATCTGTCTGCTGTAGCAGTGGGCTATGACAGCAGGCAGGACATTCCGCTGCTCCAACAGCTGGCCGCTTTTTATGAAGAGGCTAGAACTTTTGGGAGTGGGATTTTTCAAAAGATGTGGGGAATTGACCTCAAGAAGGCTGGAGAAAAGTCTGATAGGGCACAGGCCCTCCTGCAGATTGCTATGAGTTACAGCGGTATGCCGGAAGGTGATTTGGATGGTTCAGCAGAACAGACTCAGGGGATTCTAGCTCATTTGTCTAAAGACTTAGCCCCAGACGCCAGATTCTGGGACAGTTTTTCCAAGGCTGTACAGGTCGCCTATCCTGGGGATGCCCTATCTAGTGCTGGTGGTAATGAGACCCTTAAACGGCAAGTTCATCAATTTCGCTATGTGATTTCTGCCCAGCAAGCTCAATGGGTGAGGGATAACTATAGAAAAGGAGAAATGACAGATGAAGAAGCTTTAGCTGCCTATTTAGCAGATAAGGATGCTAAGAATAATATTTTTGAGAAATTAGGTCTCAATGACTTTGATTATGACTTAACAGAATCCTCACGGCTACATAATAAAACTGCCGTTAATCCTGATACAGATGAGGTAGAGTATCCAGGAGGAATTTACAGTAGTAACTTTAAGCTCGTTATGAAGTTTCATACAGAATTTATCATAGGAAGTGATGGCCAGTTTTTAAATGAGATTGATCCTGAAAAAGATTATCAATTTAATGAAAGAGGCGTTGTTAATGGCGCTAGTTTTAATTATGCTGATAGCAATGACGAACTTCATAATCAACTTGATGTGAAGACTGTTAGTTTATGGGATCCTGAATATAGAGTTAATACTATTCATATAGGAGAAGATAATGAATCTTATCAATATGAATCACCTACGAGACCACAATATCGTGATAATACTTCAGGACAGTTTTCTTATGGCAATATCTCTTCTTTTGATAACGTTCAAAAAGAAATTGAAAATTTTAAGGAGTTAATAAGAGAATATGGCGACTAA
- a CDS encoding TIGR04197 family type VII secretion effector: protein MSTAIQSSSASAQAHASAFQTATSALADTGASDKDGQSTVAGNSLAHQAIDQILMATGDLSTVLSDLSANINSAAAEFEAADQAAAQIIS from the coding sequence ATGAGTACAGCCATTCAAAGCAGTTCCGCCAGCGCCCAAGCGCATGCCAGCGCTTTTCAAACAGCCACCAGTGCTCTGGCAGACACCGGAGCCTCCGATAAGGACGGTCAATCCACTGTCGCAGGCAACAGCCTCGCCCATCAGGCTATTGATCAAATCCTGATGGCAACAGGCGATCTCAGCACGGTTCTGTCAGATCTCTCAGCCAATATCAACAGCGCCGCCGCAGAATTTGAAGCAGCCGATCAGGCAGCCGCCCAGATAATCAGCTAA
- a CDS encoding bacteriocin immunity protein, whose translation MDKECLKLYHAIELAYAKEEVRSDPVLAKALLSASNELIKFQNVFSSAYHLKKELLHYTVDKQVALPRPIINLQQILETI comes from the coding sequence ATGGATAAGGAATGTCTCAAATTGTATCATGCCATTGAGCTGGCATATGCCAAAGAAGAGGTTCGTTCGGATCCGGTTTTGGCGAAGGCTTTGCTGTCTGCTTCAAATGAACTGATTAAATTTCAAAATGTTTTTTCATCAGCTTACCATTTGAAAAAAGAATTGCTCCACTATACGGTGGATAAACAGGTTGCATTGCCTAGGCCTATTATTAATCTTCAGCAGATTTTGGAGACAATATAA